The genomic DNA CTTTAATTAAGGTGTCAATTTCTATTTCCAAGGGTGATTTCATTGCTATCGTAGGACCATCGGGTTCCGGAAAAAGTACACTTCTTAATATGCTTGGGGCTTTGGATGTGCCAACTTCCGGAAGGGTTTTTATAGATGGCAGGGATATTTATGCAATGGAGGAAGAGGCGCTGGCGGTTTTTCGCAGGCGTAACATAGGTTTCATTTTTCAAGCCTACAATCTGGTTCCTGAATTAAATGTCGAGGAAAACATAATCCTGCCCTTACTGTTGGATTATAAGAAACCAGATCGGCAGTATATTGATGAACTGCTGGAGATATTGGGACTGAAGGAAAGAAAATATCATCTTCCCAGTCAGCTTTCAGGAGGACAACAACAGCGCGTGGCAATTGGGCGAGCTCTAGCAACTAAGCCTGCAATTATTTTGGCCGACGAGCCGACAGGAAATCTTGATAGTAAAAATAGTCGAGATGTAATTGATCTGATGAAGCTGTCCGTAGAAAGGTTTAGACAGACTTTGATTATGATTACGCACAATGAAAACTATGCTTCCGTTGCAGACAGAATATTCCAAGTAGAGGATGGAGTGGTTACTGAGCTAGGAGGTGGAGGCAGATGAATCATTACACCGAACTTGCTTCCAAGTACCTTTCCATGCACAGGAGAAAGACCAGGTTGGCCATTGTTAGCGTGGCGATTTCGGTTGCTCTTGTTACCGGAGTATTTTCCATGTTGGATGTCTTTATGCGGTTCGAAAAATTACAGGTAATTCACGATTATGGGAATTACCATCTTGCTGTCATTGATGCAAGTGATAAAGAGGTTTCTTCCATAAAAAGCCGCATCGACGTTAAAAATTCGGGAAGATGGAAGGACTTTGGAAGTGGGACTATAAACGGTATCTCCTGCCGGCTTGGAGCGATGGATGAAGCTTTTGCCGGGAATTTAAACATAAAAGTTCTGGCAGGG from Desulfitibacter sp. BRH_c19 includes the following:
- a CDS encoding peptide ABC transporter ATP-binding protein; the encoded protein is MEILKTENLSKTYSQGETMVKALIKVSISISKGDFIAIVGPSGSGKSTLLNMLGALDVPTSGRVFIDGRDIYAMEEEALAVFRRRNIGFIFQAYNLVPELNVEENIILPLLLDYKKPDRQYIDELLEILGLKERKYHLPSQLSGGQQQRVAIGRALATKPAIILADEPTGNLDSKNSRDVIDLMKLSVERFRQTLIMITHNENYASVADRIFQVEDGVVTELGGGGR